The genomic window CGACCGCCGCGGGATTACCGCCATCGAATATGGTTTGATCGCCGGCGTTCTCGCGCTGGGCATCATGACCGCGGTCGGCGACGTCGCCACCCAACTAAAAAGCACATTCCAGGCGATCACGGCGGAACTTGCGAAAGTCGGCAACTGAACGAATTCAGTTCGCCGCCGATATTCGGCAAGACCGCCGGATTCTTTAATCCGGATCAGCGCGCCGGTTCAATCCGGCGCGAGGAATCTTATTGTCTGCCGGTAAATATTTAACGCCCGTATTAATACGGATAGCGTGATGTGTTTGCCTGCCGGTTCGCTTTGTCATGATTCCAATTGAATCCGCGATATTTATCGGCTGGGCGCTCGCCGTCGGATTATCCGACTGGCGGCGCCGGCTGATTCCCAACGCGCTCGTGCTGGCGGGCGGCGTTGGCGCGCTCACCCTCGCGGCGGCGCGGCTTTCTCCGTTCGATATCTCGACGGGCACGGCGCTCGTCGGTCTGGCGGCGGGCTTCGTCGCGCTGCTGCCGTTCTATTTGTTCGGCATGATGGGCGCCGCCGACGTCAAGGTCTTCGCCGTGCTCGGCGCGTGGTGCGGACCGCGCGCGTTGCTCGGCATCTGGGTGGCGGCGAGCCTCGCGGCGGGCGTTCACGCGCTCGTGCTGCTCGCGCGCCGCCGCGCCGTCTTCGCGCTGCGCGATTTTCCCCAAGAGGCGTCGCTGGCCGAACGCCGGCGCAACAGCACGCCGTATGGCCTGCTGCTCGCGGCGGCGGGCATCGGCCATCTTGCGTTGCATGCGCTGCATGCGCTCGGAGCGCGCGCATGAAGCACGCACATCGAACCGGCCAATCCGGCCGCCGCACTCAGCGCGGCAACATGGCGATCGAGTTCGCCATCGTGTTTCCGCTGTTTTTCGTCGTGTTTTACGCGATCGTCACGTACAGCCTGATCTTCGTCGCGCAGCAGTCGCTGACGCTGGCGGCCGAGGAGGGCGCGCGCGCCGCGCTGCGCTTTCAGGCGAACGCAACGAGCATCGACGACGCCCTCGCACGCCGCGCCGACGCCGCCTGCGCGGCCGCGAACGGCCTGACCAACTGGCTCGCCGGACTGGCGCATTGCAGCGCCGCGCCCGCGCCGTGCGACTACGACGGCACGCTGCGCTGCATCGCCGTCACGCTCGATTACGGCTACGCGGCGCGCCCGCTCGTGCCGACGCTGCCGCTGTTCGGCCTCGCGCTGCCCGATTCGCTGGTCGCGCGCGCGATGGTCCAGCTCGATCCGGACAACGTGCTATGAGCGCACGCGTTCGCCTTCACTCGTCCTGACGCCATGGCCAATCTCACTCGCACGCTCGCCATTCTGCTGTTCTCGGTCGCGGCCGTCCTCGGCATCTTCGCCGTGATGCTCGCGCGCCAGCCCGTGCCGTCGCCCGAACGCGACCATGCGCCGCCGCAGTCCGCCGTGCTTGCGCCGTCGCATCGGGTGCCGGTGGTCGTCGCCGCGCGCGATCTTCCGGCCGGAAAGACGCTCGACGCCGACGCGCTCACCGTGCGCATGCAGGCCGAGCCCGCGCCCGGCACCTTCGGCGAGCCTGCCGCGATTGTCGGCCGCGTGCCGCTCGCCGCCGTGCCGAAGGGCGCGCCGCTCACTGCCGATGCGCTCTCCAGCGGACTCGCCGATGTCGTCGAGCCGGGCGAACGCGCGGTGGCCGTGCGCATCGACGAGACCAACGCGGTGGGCAATTTCGTGCGTCCGGGCGATTTCGTCGATGTCTTCTTCACGCTCAAGCGGGAAGGCGGCGCGGCAAACGGCGATGCCGAAATATCGG from Caballeronia insecticola includes these protein-coding regions:
- a CDS encoding Flp family type IVb pilin: MRATFKQFIRDRRGITAIEYGLIAGVLALGIMTAVGDVATQLKSTFQAITAELAKVGN
- a CDS encoding A24 family peptidase; translation: MIPIESAIFIGWALAVGLSDWRRRLIPNALVLAGGVGALTLAAARLSPFDISTGTALVGLAAGFVALLPFYLFGMMGAADVKVFAVLGAWCGPRALLGIWVAASLAAGVHALVLLARRRAVFALRDFPQEASLAERRRNSTPYGLLLAAAGIGHLALHALHALGARA
- a CDS encoding TadE/TadG family type IV pilus assembly protein; the encoded protein is MKHAHRTGQSGRRTQRGNMAIEFAIVFPLFFVVFYAIVTYSLIFVAQQSLTLAAEEGARAALRFQANATSIDDALARRADAACAAANGLTNWLAGLAHCSAAPAPCDYDGTLRCIAVTLDYGYAARPLVPTLPLFGLALPDSLVARAMVQLDPDNVL
- the cpaB gene encoding Flp pilus assembly protein CpaB, translated to MANLTRTLAILLFSVAAVLGIFAVMLARQPVPSPERDHAPPQSAVLAPSHRVPVVVAARDLPAGKTLDADALTVRMQAEPAPGTFGEPAAIVGRVPLAAVPKGAPLTADALSSGLADVVEPGERAVAVRIDETNAVGNFVRPGDFVDVFFTLKREGGAANGDAEISATQARLLLSKVRVLGVGDASVAQGVNKEAKDAALRQGSARTAVLAIRTGDIDALTLAESAGRLVLALRNSADAEVPPPHAFAPLVASARPDSDAARAAAGLSLGTLAGARTAARQADTPRAPRTPRMVTGDEIEVIRGGRAERIAY